In the genome of Populus nigra chromosome 9, ddPopNigr1.1, whole genome shotgun sequence, one region contains:
- the LOC133703634 gene encoding mitochondrial protein import protein MAS5-like has protein sequence MSCMAIYSRSKEENSQKKGFGLGDPQKRAVYDQYGEEGLKDQVPPPGAGGAGASFFSAADGPTSFRGGSRGMRGTRLPGGMFGDDIFNSYGESGGSMHQSAPRKAAPIENKLHCSLEELYKGASKRIKISRETFDASG, from the exons ATGTCTTGCATGGCGATTTACAGCAGGAGTAAAGAGGAAAATTCACAGAAAAAAGGCTTTG GTCTTGGTGATCCACAAAAAAGAGCAGTATATGACCAATATGGTGAAGAGGGTTTAAAGGATCAAGTACCACCACCTGGTGCTGGTGGTGCTGGAGCTTCATTCTTTTCTGCAGCAGATGGGCCCACATCATTTAG AGGTGGCAGTAGAGGGATGAGAGGAACAAGGTTACCAGGTGGGATGTTTGGTGATGATATCTTTAATTCTTATGGTGAAAGTGGAGGGTCAATGCATCAAAGTGCTCCTAGAAAAGCTGCTCCAATTGAGAATAAGCTGCATTGTAGTCTTGAAGAGCTTTACAAGGGAGCTAGCAAGAGAATAAAGATATCTAGGGAGACTTTTGATGCTAGTGGGTGA
- the LOC133703093 gene encoding small ribosomal subunit protein mS79 (rPPR3b)-like — protein sequence MSFLSRLLRRAFSTAATAATTITSDAASDTAKSLSYLIYKERNHKKLVKKFKNASVNEHFRTKVAIYKETIRRLSVSRKFDYVEEILEDQKQYKDISKEGFNARLISLYGSVGMFDHARKVFDEMRERQCARTVMSLNALLGACLSSKNFDEVEGLFRGLSKEIKIEPDLISYNTVIKAFCEMGSLDSAVSLLDEMKKKGLEPDLITFNTLLHGFYANARFVDGERIWDQMKERNVEPNIRSYSAKLFGMASEKRMKDVARVVEEMNSKGIKHDPFSYHALIRGFVNEDDFDEAKRWYGEMLKNGCKPHRLIFETLIPFSVEKGDLAFAFKLCMDVIHSKLVVQEALIQSVVDALAKESRIAEAKELVGHGESGRAHSYKLKLPTPTCNA from the coding sequence ATGTCGTTTCTTTCCCGCCTTCTCCGCCGCGCATTCTCCACCGCAGCTACTGCTGCCACAACCATCACCTCCGACGCAGCCTCTGACACCGCCAAATCACTCTCTTATCTAATCTACAAAGAACGTAACCACAAGAAACTCgtcaagaaattcaaaaatgcCTCCGTAAACGAGCACTTTCGCACCAAAGTTGCCATTTACAAAGAAACCATTCGCCGTCTCTCAGTTTCGAGGAAATTTGACTACGTAGAAGAAATTCTAGAGGACCAAAAGCAATACAAGGACATATCAAAAGAGGGTTTCAATGCTCGTTTGATTTCTCTTTATGGCTCGGTGGGCATGTTCGATCACGCACGCaaggtgtttgatgaaatgcgTGAAAGACAATGCGCTCGGACGGTCATGTCTTTAAACGCGCTGTTGGGAGCTTGTCTTAGTTCGAAGAATTTCGATGAAGTAGAAGGGTTGTTTAGAGGGTTATCGAAGGAGATAAAGATTGAACCAGATTTGATTTCGTATAATACGGTCATCAAGGCATTCTGCGAGATGGGTTCATTGGATTCGGCAGTTTCGTTGCTggatgaaatgaaaaagaagGGTCTTGAGCCTGATTTGATTACTTTTAATACACTTTTACATGGGTTTTATGCGAATGCAAGGTTTGTTGATGGGGAGAGGATTTGGGACCAAATGAAGGAGAGGAATGTTGAACCAAACATAAGGAGTTATAGCGCCAAGTTGTTTGGAATGGCATCAGAGAAGAGAATGAAAGATGTGGCTAGGGTTGTTGAAGAAATGAATAGCAAGGGGATTAAACATGATCCCTTTAGTTACCATGCTTTGATTAGAGGGTTTGTTAATGAAGATGATTTTGACGAAGCTAAGCGTTGGTATGGCGAGATGTTGAAAAATGGGTGTAAACCGCATCGTTTGATTTTCGAGACATTGATTCCTTTTTCTGTTGAGAAGGGTGATTTAGCTTTCGCTTTTAAGCTTTGCATGGATGTTATCCATAGCAAGTTGGTTGTTCAGGAGGCGTTGATACAAAGTGTCGTGGATGCATTGGCTAAGGAGTCAAGGATAGCAGAAGCAAAGGAGCTTGTTGGTCACGGGGAATCAGGTCGTGCCCATTCTTATAAGTTGAAATTGCCAACGCCAACTTGCAATGCATAG
- the LOC133703277 gene encoding uncharacterized protein LOC133703277, which yields MSLTQISFLPFFLSLIFLLSTITTTTSTLQNLLRSQGLPGGLFPNNVKSYNLDQNGHLEVQLDGPCMTKYEARVVFDSVVRANLSYGGLMGLEGLIQEELFLWFPVKGFLVNDPSSGLILVDIGLAHKQLSRSLFEVPPVCKPREADLLENLGRKMGFQAQR from the exons ATGTCTCTGACACAAATATCTTTcctccctttctttctctcgCTTATTTTCCTCCTCTCCACCATCACCACAACCACTTCCACTTTACAAAACCTCCTTCGAAGCCAAggcttaccaggtggtctgttTCCAAACAATGTCAAGTCCTACAATCTTGATCAAAATGGTCACTTAGAAGTGCAGTTAGATGGTCCATGCATGACTAAGTATGAGGCAAGAGTGGTATTTGACAGCGTGGTTAGAGCTAATCTTAGTTATGGTGGGCTTATGGGGCTGGAAGGACTTATTCAAGAAGAGCTTTTTCTTTGGTTTCCTGTTAAAGGTTTTTTAGTGAACGATCCATCTTCTGGGTTGATCTTGGTTGATATTGGTCTTGCTCATAAGCAGCTTTCTCGTTCTCTCTTTGAAGTTCCTCCTGTTTGCAAGCCTCGAG AGGCTGATCTGTTGGAGAATCTTGGAAGGAAGATGGGATTTCAAGCTCAGAGATGA
- the LOC133703761 gene encoding uncharacterized protein LOC133703761 produces the protein MAYYSYSYEDDYQGEYYTGEYSITPYNSSYDPSPDHDSVAYSSYNYNEHQVLAYDPPSYYAAYDPVSSYSRTAYSASTFCEPLCIEYDPGHYYNEQTRFIVSYNVSEFNEPAYEEYDPTPYGGGYDLAATYGKPLPHSAETCYPRSTPDPNVSSLNGFSYGSIIAPYGKDEVNEPAAKPQNESKPISPPAIEAAPVPVPLELSNGRGNSQEKLQKGEESEEKGVDHPDPSPGYDTGISNGSCGEFGYEYGMPGPQIPPGYGLEAMDLCESLFGYWPCLSRYARNVNDCQEAADCGSRGNQWKGTADYLFGSSNPYGERDDGGNSYGNAIYGYERHYQEEPLYYQVKYVEDSWSS, from the coding sequence ATGGCCTACTATAGTTACAGCTATGAAGATGATTATCAAGGTGAGTACTATACCGGAGAGTACTCGATAACCCCTTATAATAGCAGCTATGATCCTTCCCCAGATCATGATTCAGTGGCTTATTCCAGCTACAACTACAATGAGCACCAAGTTCTTGCCTATGATCCACCTTCTTATTATGCTGCTTATGATCCTGTCTCAAGTTACTCAAGAACTGCTTACTCTGCATCTACTTTCTGTGAGCCTCTGTGTATTGAGTATGATCCGGGTCATTACTATAATGAACAGACGCGATTCATTGTCTCGTATAATGTCTCAGAGTTTAATGAGCCTGCGTACGAAGAATATGATCCAACTCCTTACGGTGGTGGCTATGATCTCGCTGCAACTTATGGAAAACCTCTTCCTCACTCGGCCGAAACTTGTTATCCTCGTTCAACGCCGGATCCGAATGTCTCATCACTGAATGGTTTCTCTTATGGATCGATTATAGCACCTTATGGAAAAGATGAAGTCAATGAACCTGCTGCAAAACCGCAAAATGAAAGCAAACCAATTAGCCCTCCTGCTATTGAAGCAGCGCCGGTGCCCGTGCCCCTTGAACTTAGCAACGGCCGTGGAAATTCTCAAGAGAAGTTGCAGAAAGGTGAAGAAAGTGAGGAAAAGGGAGTTGATCATCCTGATCCCTCGCCTGGCTATGATACCGGAATTTCCAATGGGTCATGTGGAGAATTTGGTTATGAGTATGGCATGCCAGGGCCACAAATTCCACCAGGTTATGGCTTGGAAGCAATGGACCTTTGTGAAAGTTTATTTGGTTACTGGCCTTGTCTATCTCGGTATGCTAGGAATGTCAATGACTGTCAAGAAGCTGCTGATTGTGGAAGCCGTGGGAATCAATGGAAAGGGACTGCTGATTATCTCTTCGGAAGCTCAAATCCTTATGGTGAAAGGGATGATGGAGGCAACAGCTACGGGAACGCTATATATGGCTATGAAAGGCACTATCAGGAGGAACCTCTCTACTATCAGGTTAAGTATGTTGAAGATTCATGGTCATCGTAA
- the LOC133703972 gene encoding multiple organellar RNA editing factor 9, chloroplastic, with protein MATFTLSSSLTPKTLTPSLSNLKPTFLTSLKPQSWTCSQLISAPKIGYQPLITRAAVGSDYSARRSNSSNDDRETILLPGCDYNHWLIVMEFPKDPAPTREQMIDTYLNTLATVLGSMEEAKKNMYAFSTTTYTGFQCTVDEATSEKFKGLPGVLWVLPDSYIDVKNKDYGGDKYVNGEIIPCTYPTYQPKQRTTSKYENRRYERRRDGPPPDRRRTRQGTTKSEPASP; from the exons ATGGCAACATTCACACTCTCTTCATCTCTAACACCCAAAACCCTAACCCCTTCGCTCTCAAACCTTAAACCCACCTTCCTAACTTCACTCAAACCCCAATCATGGACTTGTTCACAGCTGATTTCAGCTCCCAAGATTGGGTATCAGCCCTTGATTACAAGGGCTGCTGTAGGTTCTGATTACTCAGCAAGAAGAAGTAACAGCAGTAATGATGATAGAGAGACGATACTGTTACCCGGTTGTGATTATAATCATTGGTTGATTGTTATGGAGTTCCCTAAAGACCCTGCTCCTACTAGAGAACAGATGATTGATACTTATCTTAATACTCTTGCTACTGTCTTGGGCAG caTGGAAGAGGCGAAGAAGAATATGTATGCTTTTAGCACCACCACTTACACTGGGTTCCAATGCACAGTAGATGAAGCCACATCTGAGAAATTTAAGG GTTTGCCTGGGGTCCTCTGGGTACTGCCAGACTCGTACATAGATGTTAAAAACAAGGATTATGGAG GAGACAAGTATGTCAATGGGGAGATTATTCCATGCACATACCCTACTTATCAACCCAAGCAACGCACTACTTCAAAGTATGAGAATAGAAGGTATGAGAGACGGAGAGATGGACCACCTCCAGATCGAAGAAGAACAAGACAGGGGACAACCAAGTCAGAGCCAGCCTCTCCATGA